A genomic segment from Ignavibacteriales bacterium encodes:
- the nusA gene encoding transcription termination factor NusA, whose amino-acid sequence MNYDIVESFAQMVREKGIDRDVLGGILEEIFGILVKKKFGEEAKFDVVVNMDRGDIEIFLEREIVDVVEDPNTQISLEEVNKKGNEDDLEVGEDFVEKIELASLGRRLVVLAKQSLNQKIRELEKEIIYNEYNELLGEIVVGDIYQIRKNDILVNHNKNELVLPRNEQIPFEKYKKGETIRAIVKEVRKGNSGPVIVISRSDNMFLRRLFEIEIPEIYDGIIEIKSIAREPGERAKIAVESQDSRIDAVGACVGMKGVRIHAIVRELNNENIDVVSYSDDPIIFIQKSLAPAKLKKIELDEDEKKAIVTADSDQVSLIVGRNGVNIRLAMRLTGYEIEILREEKPFEEYEEDIELIDIKEELGAEVYEILINHRYDTAIEVLTAGPEKLKEIEEFDEAKIEEILEIIKSQFEEEE is encoded by the coding sequence ATGAATTACGATATTGTCGAATCCTTTGCGCAAATGGTAAGGGAAAAAGGCATTGATAGAGACGTACTCGGTGGAATACTCGAGGAAATATTTGGAATACTTGTAAAGAAAAAATTCGGTGAAGAGGCAAAGTTTGATGTAGTTGTTAATATGGATAGAGGCGATATCGAAATATTTCTTGAGCGAGAAATTGTAGATGTTGTTGAAGATCCCAACACACAAATAAGTCTTGAAGAAGTTAATAAAAAAGGTAACGAAGACGATCTTGAGGTTGGAGAAGATTTTGTTGAAAAGATTGAACTTGCATCTTTAGGAAGAAGACTTGTAGTTCTTGCTAAACAAAGTCTCAATCAAAAAATACGTGAACTTGAAAAAGAAATTATCTACAACGAATACAATGAACTTCTTGGTGAAATTGTTGTCGGAGATATTTATCAAATAAGAAAAAATGATATTCTTGTTAATCATAACAAGAATGAACTTGTACTACCGCGTAACGAACAAATACCTTTTGAAAAGTATAAAAAAGGTGAAACGATAAGAGCTATCGTTAAAGAGGTTAGAAAAGGAAACAGCGGACCTGTTATCGTTATTTCAAGATCAGACAATATGTTTTTAAGAAGATTGTTTGAAATTGAAATCCCGGAAATCTATGACGGAATTATTGAGATTAAATCAATAGCTCGTGAACCTGGTGAAAGAGCTAAAATTGCTGTTGAATCTCAAGATTCAAGAATAGATGCAGTTGGTGCTTGTGTGGGAATGAAGGGTGTAAGAATTCACGCTATTGTACGCGAACTTAACAACGAAAATATTGATGTCGTTAGTTATTCTGATGACCCTATAATTTTTATACAAAAATCTTTAGCTCCGGCTAAGCTTAAAAAAATAGAGCTTGATGAAGATGAGAAAAAAGCAATTGTAACCGCAGATAGCGATCAGGTTTCACTAATCGTTGGCAGAAATGGTGTAAATATAAGATTAGCAATGCGATTAACTGGTTATGAAATTGAAATATTACGTGAAGAGAAGCCATTTGAAGAATATGAAGAAGACATTGAGTTAATCGATATAAAAGAAGAACTTGGTGCGGAAGTTTATGAAATACTTATCAATCACAGGTATGATACAGCAATTGAAGTGTTAACCGCTGGACCTGAAAAACTTAAAGAGATTGAAGAGTTTGATGAAGCAAAAATTGAAGAGATACTGGAAATAATTAAATCGCAGTTTGAAGAAGAAGAATAG
- the infB gene encoding translation initiation factor IF-2 — protein sequence MSETKSPKIRLYKFAAEINLSSENLIEFLKTKGHVVKSHQSVLTEEMIIEINAHFKKDIEKAEQHYKKIADFNKKRADKSEKTEEVTKIEEEPVKDDESKEIVITDVSVEEAPEPIEEAVKVDAAESEVTSEPEVAEEKVEKVVEKKTTATPEPKKFISPKDKEEGKKRGLTVVGKMDLGEEKKTKPQVKRLPGTQKPTDSKPETSDSSSDAVKKKKRPKTKKKTTTTEVTTEETPVAKKRKRVKKFEIDEKDVKAAIKKTMLSMDDTATTNRASSRKKKRREREAEEERLEELKTLDKNIIRVNEFIAVSELANLMEVPVGDVISKCISLGLMVSINQRLDVENITLVADEFGFEVEFQKEYTSEILEDIIDSEEELQPRSAVVTIMGHVDHGKTSLLDYIRRTNVVAGESGGITQHIGAYRVDVGDGKQITFLDTPGHEAFTAMRARGAQLTDIVVLVVAADDAVMPQTVEALNHAQAAGVPIIIAINKIDKPGANPEKIKQQMADRNVLVEDWGGKYQSVQLSAKSGLNVDLLLEKIILEADILDLKANPNRFTRGAVVEAELDKGRGVTGTILVQKGTLRIGDPFVAGIHHGKVRAMFDERGNKVKEAPPSTPVLVLGFEGAPQAGDTFIVLESEREAREISLKRQQLKREQDQKQIHHITLDELAKQISIGGVKELALIVKGDVDGSVEALSDSLMKLSNQEVIVRVIHKGVGGISESDVLLAAASNAIIIGFHVRPNINARKLAETQKVDIRLYSVIYNAISEVKSALEGLLSPLISEEVTGSIEIRDTFKVPKSGTVAGCYVLEGKITRNNKIRLIRDGIVVHEGGIGNLRRFKDDVKEVDAGYECGLNIENFNDIKVGDIIEAYKIIETKKTLA from the coding sequence ATGTCTGAAACAAAATCGCCCAAAATTAGATTATACAAGTTCGCAGCAGAGATAAATCTTTCTTCAGAAAATCTTATTGAGTTTCTGAAAACTAAAGGACATGTTGTTAAATCTCACCAATCAGTTCTTACTGAAGAAATGATAATCGAGATTAATGCTCATTTTAAAAAAGATATAGAAAAAGCTGAACAGCATTACAAAAAAATTGCGGATTTTAATAAAAAACGTGCTGATAAATCAGAAAAGACTGAAGAAGTTACTAAAATTGAAGAAGAACCGGTTAAGGATGATGAATCAAAAGAAATAGTAATTACTGATGTTTCTGTTGAAGAAGCTCCCGAACCAATTGAAGAAGCAGTTAAAGTTGATGCCGCGGAATCTGAAGTAACCTCAGAACCTGAAGTTGCCGAAGAAAAGGTTGAAAAAGTAGTTGAGAAAAAAACAACCGCAACCCCAGAGCCGAAAAAGTTTATTTCTCCAAAGGATAAAGAAGAGGGTAAAAAAAGAGGCTTAACTGTTGTTGGCAAAATGGATCTTGGTGAAGAGAAAAAGACCAAGCCGCAAGTAAAAAGACTTCCGGGAACTCAAAAACCTACTGATAGCAAGCCCGAAACAAGTGATTCTTCCTCTGATGCAGTTAAGAAAAAGAAAAGACCAAAAACTAAAAAGAAAACTACCACCACAGAAGTTACCACAGAAGAAACACCTGTAGCTAAAAAACGCAAGCGTGTTAAGAAATTTGAGATTGATGAAAAGGATGTTAAGGCTGCAATAAAGAAAACTATGTTAAGCATGGATGATACGGCAACTACAAATAGAGCCTCATCTAGGAAAAAGAAAAGACGAGAAAGAGAAGCAGAAGAGGAAAGGTTAGAAGAGTTAAAGACACTAGATAAAAACATTATCAGAGTTAATGAGTTCATCGCTGTGAGCGAACTTGCTAACCTTATGGAAGTTCCAGTTGGTGATGTGATTTCTAAATGTATTAGTCTTGGCTTGATGGTTTCCATAAATCAAAGACTGGACGTAGAGAACATTACACTCGTTGCGGATGAATTTGGTTTTGAAGTCGAATTTCAGAAAGAATACACTTCTGAAATTTTAGAAGATATTATTGATTCTGAGGAAGAGCTTCAACCTAGATCTGCGGTTGTTACAATAATGGGTCACGTTGATCATGGTAAAACATCTCTTCTAGATTATATAAGAAGAACTAATGTTGTTGCGGGCGAATCTGGCGGAATTACTCAACACATTGGTGCTTACAGAGTTGATGTTGGTGATGGAAAACAGATTACTTTTCTTGATACGCCTGGTCACGAAGCATTTACTGCGATGAGAGCACGCGGCGCACAGTTAACTGATATTGTTGTACTTGTAGTTGCAGCGGATGACGCGGTTATGCCTCAAACTGTTGAAGCGTTAAATCATGCTCAAGCTGCCGGTGTTCCGATTATTATTGCAATAAATAAAATTGATAAACCCGGAGCAAATCCTGAAAAAATTAAACAACAAATGGCTGATAGAAATGTGCTTGTAGAAGATTGGGGCGGTAAATATCAGTCAGTACAGCTTTCGGCAAAATCCGGATTAAATGTTGATCTACTGCTTGAAAAAATTATTCTTGAGGCGGATATACTTGATTTAAAAGCAAATCCTAACCGATTTACACGTGGCGCAGTTGTAGAAGCAGAATTAGATAAAGGACGTGGAGTAACAGGCACCATTCTTGTTCAAAAAGGAACTTTAAGAATTGGCGATCCATTTGTTGCGGGAATTCATCACGGAAAAGTGAGAGCTATGTTTGATGAAAGAGGAAACAAGGTAAAAGAAGCTCCTCCGTCAACACCGGTACTTGTTCTTGGATTTGAAGGCGCGCCACAAGCGGGTGATACTTTTATTGTTCTTGAGTCTGAACGTGAAGCACGTGAAATCAGTTTAAAGAGACAACAGTTAAAACGTGAACAAGATCAAAAACAAATTCATCATATAACTCTTGATGAACTTGCAAAACAAATTAGCATTGGCGGAGTTAAAGAACTTGCACTTATCGTAAAGGGTGATGTTGATGGTTCTGTTGAAGCTCTCTCGGATTCGTTGATGAAACTTAGCAATCAGGAAGTGATTGTTCGCGTTATACATAAAGGTGTTGGCGGAATTTCTGAAAGCGATGTGCTTCTTGCTGCGGCATCAAATGCAATTATTATTGGTTTCCACGTTCGTCCAAATATTAATGCAAGAAAACTTGCTGAAACTCAAAAAGTTGATATCAGACTTTACAGCGTTATTTACAACGCTATTAGCGAGGTTAAATCAGCATTAGAAGGATTGTTATCACCGTTAATTTCTGAAGAAGTTACAGGTTCAATTGAAATACGTGATACATTCAAAGTTCCAAAATCGGGAACGGTTGCCGGATGTTATGTGCTTGAAGGAAAGATTACAAGAAATAATAAGATTAGATTAATTCGTGATGGAATTGTTGTACATGAAGGTGGCATTGGTAATTTAAGAAGATTTAAAGATGATGTTAAAGAAGTAGATGCCGGTTATGAGTGTGGATTAAATATTGAGAACTTTAACGATATAAAAGTTGGCGATATTATTGAGGCATATAAAATTATTGAAACTAAGAAAACGTTAGCATAA
- a CDS encoding T9SS type A sorting domain-containing protein translates to MKIKIVLTVILLSTIIAAQNTYEVKPGVKNNQIVLQLSNVSSTESASNLEVKLIKNSKFLNFNQTEKTIENITQGTETEAIFNFDVNYNIGKAKADTIEFMISDNKSVYLTKQFVLNYGVPTEYKLEQNFPNPFNPTTKIRYSIPSNVNREMSNVVLKVYDILGNEVNTFVNEQKEPGYYEVDFNASQFASGVYIYRLISGNFISTKKMMVLK, encoded by the coding sequence ATGAAGATAAAAATAGTATTAACAGTAATCCTGCTCTCAACAATAATAGCAGCACAAAACACTTACGAGGTAAAGCCAGGAGTTAAAAATAACCAGATAGTTTTGCAGTTATCAAATGTTTCTTCAACTGAATCTGCAAGTAATCTTGAGGTTAAACTAATCAAGAATTCCAAATTTTTAAATTTCAATCAAACAGAAAAAACGATTGAAAATATTACTCAAGGCACAGAAACAGAAGCAATTTTTAATTTTGATGTAAACTATAATATCGGAAAGGCTAAGGCAGACACAATTGAGTTTATGATTTCTGATAACAAAAGCGTTTATCTAACAAAACAATTTGTTCTTAACTACGGAGTGCCAACGGAATATAAATTAGAACAGAATTTTCCAAATCCGTTTAATCCAACAACCAAAATTCGCTATAGTATTCCGTCAAACGTCAATCGCGAAATGTCAAACGTAGTATTAAAGGTCTATGATATACTCGGCAACGAAGTAAACACATTTGTAAACGAGCAAAAAGAGCCGGGATATTATGAAGTTGATTTCAACGCATCACAGTTTGCAAGCGGAGTTTATATTTACAGATTAATATCTGGTAATTTTATATCCACAAAAAAGATGATGGTTCTAAAGTAA
- a CDS encoding T9SS type A sorting domain-containing protein: MNKLFTFLLSILINQTILFAQSNPLPFGRTTLFAGSGLCEVCHASDGANVMTVNGLDVSPITYWRSTMMGNASKDPFWRAVVAEEVHRFPTLQQTIETTCTKCHSPMGYTEALFNGATNYSIAQMKADPIANDGVSCAVCHQIKPDNFGMVTSYSGHYQIDPDSIIYGPYPDPELNAMTAMAAFLPVYTSHLNQSELCATCHTLFTPYLNNQGQIAGEFAEQTPYIEWKNSIYPAQNIQCQDCHMPMINDPVDIASIPQSHQVYRSPFWKHVFVGGNVYMLRMLKDNISMLGLTASAENFDSTIVRAEENLTKKAVDLYITTTYENDSLNVFVKIENKTGHKIPSGIPFRRMWVHLKVTDPTNNVVYESGKYDELGEIVGLDADYEPHYDLITNENEIQIYEGVMVDVDLAVTNTLLRASQYIKDNRIPPKGFTTTHSSYDTVAIFGGAVTDPNFNKENSIEGTGSDIINYRIPVTNETTYKVFAEVCFQTIKPRVVDQLASISEPDITQFIGMYNNLPNIPFILKSDSVNVLVSDVADDVSTIKNFNISQNYPNPFNPSTKINYQIQLASKVSLKIFDVLGNEVATLVDENKSAGNYEVDFVAQFATGNSSAALPSGVYFYKLEATPNNGSNVYIEVRKMVLLK, encoded by the coding sequence ATGAACAAACTTTTTACATTTTTATTATCAATTCTAATAAACCAAACAATTTTGTTTGCGCAAAGTAATCCCTTACCATTTGGAAGAACTACCCTTTTTGCAGGATCAGGTTTATGCGAAGTTTGCCATGCCAGCGATGGCGCTAATGTTATGACTGTAAACGGACTTGATGTTTCACCAATAACTTATTGGCGCTCAACTATGATGGGCAATGCAAGTAAAGATCCTTTTTGGCGTGCAGTTGTTGCTGAAGAAGTTCACAGGTTCCCCACATTGCAGCAGACAATAGAAACAACCTGTACAAAATGCCACTCGCCAATGGGATATACCGAAGCCCTTTTTAATGGTGCAACAAATTACTCAATCGCTCAAATGAAAGCGGACCCGATTGCAAACGATGGTGTAAGCTGTGCAGTTTGTCACCAAATAAAACCTGATAACTTTGGAATGGTTACATCTTATTCCGGCCATTATCAGATTGATCCTGATAGCATAATTTACGGACCATACCCTGATCCCGAACTTAATGCAATGACTGCAATGGCCGCGTTTTTGCCAGTTTATACCTCACATTTAAATCAATCAGAGTTGTGTGCAACTTGCCATACTTTGTTTACGCCTTATTTGAATAATCAAGGGCAAATTGCCGGAGAGTTTGCGGAACAAACTCCGTACATCGAATGGAAGAACAGTATTTATCCTGCACAAAATATTCAATGTCAGGATTGCCATATGCCGATGATAAATGACCCAGTTGATATCGCTTCAATTCCACAATCTCATCAGGTTTATCGTTCGCCTTTTTGGAAACACGTTTTTGTCGGCGGTAATGTTTATATGTTGCGAATGTTAAAAGATAATATATCAATGTTGGGATTAACTGCGTCGGCTGAAAATTTTGATTCTACAATTGTTCGTGCAGAAGAAAATCTAACAAAAAAAGCTGTTGATCTTTATATTACAACAACTTATGAAAATGATTCTTTAAACGTTTTTGTAAAGATTGAAAATAAGACGGGACATAAAATTCCAAGCGGAATTCCTTTCCGAAGAATGTGGGTACATTTAAAAGTTACTGACCCCACAAATAATGTTGTTTATGAATCCGGCAAATATGATGAGTTGGGTGAAATTGTTGGATTGGATGCTGATTACGAACCACACTACGATTTAATTACGAATGAAAATGAAATCCAGATTTACGAAGGTGTAATGGTTGATGTTGATTTGGCAGTTACAAATACATTGCTGCGTGCTTCACAATACATTAAAGATAACAGGATTCCACCAAAAGGATTTACAACAACGCATTCAAGTTATGATACTGTTGCAATATTCGGCGGTGCTGTAACCGATCCAAACTTCAACAAAGAAAATTCAATAGAAGGAACCGGAAGTGATATTATTAATTATAGAATTCCTGTTACTAACGAAACCACATACAAAGTATTTGCGGAAGTTTGTTTCCAAACAATAAAACCACGAGTTGTTGATCAGCTTGCAAGTATTAGCGAACCGGACATTACGCAGTTTATTGGTATGTACAATAATTTGCCAAATATTCCGTTTATTCTTAAATCGGATTCAGTAAACGTGCTGGTTTCTGATGTTGCAGATGATGTCAGTACAATAAAGAATTTTAATATATCACAAAATTATCCAAATCCATTTAACCCAAGTACAAAGATTAATTACCAGATACAATTAGCAAGTAAAGTATCACTAAAAATATTTGATGTACTTGGAAACGAAGTTGCAACCTTGGTTGATGAAAATAAATCTGCCGGAAATTATGAAGTTGATTTCGTAGCGCAGTTCGCCACAGGAAACAGTTCTGCGGCTCTGCCGAGCGGAGTATATTTCTATAAATTAGAAGCGACACCAAACAACGGCAGCAATGTTTACATAGAAGTTAGAAAGATGGTGCTGTTGAAATAA
- a CDS encoding TonB family protein produces MSENKQTPDSELLLQIVGYNSDAFDQLYNRYSATIYSLIKEIVTNPKQAEKILLNVFSVFLKRIDYYSTTSNNIFTWLTLLARNISVDTLKRMKFVEDIPIYSDDYEIEFILPNLSQEISLINLDERNELSEKIKSYKSQLSEVQNLVLSLIYFEGLNEEEIAKRLNVTAATVRQKTLAIMENLYSQYTGHAEDAKINKEILNLAKLESLGCLTNQERILFNQIRNNDPDFLWKEYGEYQNLTALLAIAIPAVKPPHELNTELRIAFTKILQGSDVDYPIVASEISVVEPVINSIPEPLPEKVEIPKPEEMVVAKTDTMEETKLERIVEAKAEKNDGFHIKFRERDPKELSILRNLDNVDVNTKVDQNTTTVTATAIAKAETEIKFKSYQKIPVKKPSSFIDTKVSSADIKQVINAVINEDKLVQNKISSNESVKQNLEIENDDPSIIIEEPKPVQAKEEVVIKNRLIPNSSINLKEIFRKDNKPSNSKEINPVNAKVEKVVEEKPVVPVDNFDIKIKTNEPPKEFRKNSPFVDKDEKNIQSKTTLTTDNLETLNKPNETDKEIHKTENVALKEEHAVKEKPVVPVDNSDIKIKTNLPPKEITRSNVFVDKEASPIQAKQPAPAIEKPEIKIKPIDPPKEIKKTFSEALKEEAIAKSTPQAPIVAKPEIKIKSNLPVKEGFKKDFVAAKIENVNPIKNAAPIEEKAVVDLKTNDAPIQKEEIKPQISKSEEAFKQIKPTVDRSNLKIRETVFTENVKKAEEVKKVTVAPIVDPVSNLTQSINVDEIISKIDEEKVEPVKLSEAESYEKEIIKLRKKLKRNILVSAALFAVLAAASVFVYFNFMQTPVKVVGSTTRSSEKINFAGQTSLVLNTDFKPPIETENAIVENGSNTTETAVTKETMIGKKDIIVPLPEISTKEESTLFASNVKEDLTSTEIVPTQTAAAKTETVVPPKEIKKVEEEPAFFVAVEEMPELIGGIKGLQGKIVYPEIAKRVGVEGKVIVQAIVDENGKVVSVNTVKGIGSGCDEVAMDAVRNSKFVPGKQRGKNVSVQVTIPIVFKK; encoded by the coding sequence ATGTCAGAAAACAAACAAACACCCGATAGTGAATTACTTCTTCAAATAGTTGGATATAACTCCGATGCATTTGATCAGCTATATAATCGCTACTCAGCAACTATTTATTCTTTGATTAAGGAGATAGTTACAAATCCAAAACAAGCTGAGAAAATTCTTTTAAATGTTTTTTCCGTTTTCTTAAAGCGGATTGATTATTACAGCACTACAAGTAATAATATTTTTACTTGGCTTACACTGCTTGCAAGAAATATTTCTGTTGATACATTAAAAAGAATGAAATTTGTTGAAGACATTCCAATCTATTCTGATGATTATGAAATTGAGTTTATACTTCCGAATCTATCGCAAGAAATAAGTTTGATAAATCTTGATGAAAGAAATGAACTTAGCGAAAAAATTAAATCTTATAAAAGTCAGCTTTCTGAGGTGCAAAATTTAGTTTTATCACTTATTTATTTTGAAGGGTTGAATGAAGAGGAAATAGCAAAAAGATTAAATGTAACGGCGGCAACGGTAAGACAAAAAACTTTGGCTATAATGGAAAATCTATACAGCCAATACACCGGACATGCTGAGGATGCTAAAATTAATAAAGAAATTCTAAATCTTGCAAAGTTAGAATCACTTGGCTGTCTAACTAATCAAGAAAGAATACTATTTAATCAAATACGAAATAACGATCCTGATTTTTTGTGGAAAGAATATGGTGAGTATCAAAACTTAACTGCACTACTTGCAATTGCTATTCCAGCCGTAAAACCACCACACGAGCTTAATACTGAGCTAAGAATTGCATTTACAAAGATTTTGCAGGGCAGTGATGTTGATTACCCGATAGTTGCTTCAGAAATTTCTGTTGTTGAGCCAGTAATAAATTCAATTCCAGAACCACTTCCTGAAAAAGTTGAAATACCGAAACCAGAAGAAATGGTTGTAGCAAAAACGGATACTATGGAAGAAACCAAATTGGAAAGGATAGTAGAAGCAAAAGCTGAAAAAAATGACGGTTTTCACATCAAATTTAGAGAACGTGATCCAAAAGAATTAAGCATTTTAAGGAATCTGGATAATGTTGATGTAAACACAAAAGTAGACCAAAACACAACCACAGTTACAGCGACGGCAATAGCAAAAGCGGAAACAGAAATTAAATTTAAGAGTTACCAAAAAATTCCGGTTAAAAAACCATCAAGTTTTATTGACACAAAAGTTTCCTCTGCTGATATAAAACAGGTGATTAATGCCGTAATAAATGAAGATAAATTGGTTCAAAATAAAATATCATCGAACGAAAGTGTGAAGCAAAATTTAGAAATTGAAAATGATGATCCTTCAATTATTATTGAAGAACCAAAGCCAGTACAAGCTAAAGAAGAAGTTGTGATTAAGAATCGTTTGATCCCAAACAGCAGTATCAATTTAAAAGAAATTTTTAGAAAAGATAATAAGCCATCTAACAGCAAAGAGATCAATCCGGTTAACGCAAAAGTTGAAAAAGTTGTTGAAGAAAAACCCGTTGTGCCTGTTGATAATTTTGATATAAAAATCAAAACAAATGAGCCGCCAAAAGAGTTTAGAAAAAACAGTCCTTTTGTTGATAAAGATGAAAAGAATATTCAGAGCAAAACGACTTTGACTACTGATAATCTAGAAACATTAAACAAGCCAAATGAAACTGATAAAGAAATTCACAAAACAGAAAACGTAGCATTAAAAGAAGAACATGCGGTTAAAGAAAAACCTGTTGTGCCTGTTGATAATTCTGATATAAAAATAAAAACAAACCTACCTCCAAAAGAAATTACTAGAAGTAATGTTTTTGTTGATAAAGAGGCAAGTCCTATTCAAGCTAAACAACCCGCCCCAGCTATTGAAAAGCCAGAAATAAAGATTAAACCGATAGATCCTCCAAAAGAAATTAAGAAAACATTTTCTGAAGCTCTTAAAGAAGAAGCAATTGCAAAGTCAACTCCACAGGCTCCAATTGTTGCAAAACCGGAAATTAAAATCAAATCAAATTTGCCGGTTAAAGAGGGTTTTAAAAAAGATTTTGTAGCCGCAAAAATTGAAAATGTAAATCCTATTAAAAATGCAGCGCCTATTGAAGAAAAAGCTGTGGTTGATTTAAAGACTAACGATGCACCTATACAAAAAGAAGAAATTAAACCCCAGATTTCAAAAAGTGAGGAAGCTTTTAAACAAATTAAACCTACCGTTGATAGATCAAATTTAAAAATTAGAGAAACAGTTTTTACTGAGAATGTAAAGAAAGCTGAAGAAGTAAAAAAAGTAACTGTTGCTCCAATAGTTGATCCCGTAAGCAATTTAACCCAATCTATAAATGTTGATGAGATAATATCAAAAATTGATGAAGAAAAAGTAGAACCGGTAAAATTGAGTGAAGCAGAATCTTACGAAAAAGAAATTATTAAGCTTCGCAAAAAATTGAAAAGAAACATATTGGTTTCTGCTGCACTGTTTGCTGTTCTAGCAGCAGCCTCGGTATTTGTTTATTTTAATTTTATGCAAACCCCAGTTAAAGTTGTTGGTAGTACAACTCGCAGTTCAGAAAAAATAAATTTTGCTGGCCAAACAAGTCTTGTTCTCAATACTGATTTTAAACCCCCAATAGAAACCGAAAATGCAATAGTAGAAAATGGAAGTAATACAACCGAAACTGCTGTAACCAAGGAAACCATGATTGGTAAAAAAGATATAATAGTGCCTTTACCCGAAATATCTACAAAAGAAGAAAGCACTTTATTTGCATCTAATGTTAAGGAGGATTTAACGAGCACAGAAATTGTTCCTACACAAACAGCTGCTGCAAAAACCGAAACTGTTGTTCCGCCAAAAGAAATAAAAAAGGTTGAAGAAGAGCCTGCATTTTTTGTTGCTGTCGAAGAAATGCCTGAGTTGATTGGCGGGATAAAAGGGCTACAGGGTAAAATTGTTTATCCGGAAATAGCAAAAAGAGTTGGCGTTGAAGGAAAAGTTATAGTACAGGCTATTGTGGATGAAAACGGAAAAGTAGTTTCTGTAAATACCGTTAAAGGTATTGGTTCCGGTTGTGATGAAGTTGCTATGGATGCCGTCCGCAACAGTAAATTTGTTCCCGGCAAGCAAAGAGGAAAGAACGTAAGTGTTCAGGTTACAATACCTATAGTGTTTAAAAAATAA